In Streptomyces capitiformicae, one genomic interval encodes:
- a CDS encoding ABC transporter substrate-binding protein — protein MPLLPRRGTAAAALALATALSLTACGGSSDDGEASPSAGAGNKKDVAKGGKDFADAAKKTAAMGTDAEPGEWPRTVTHAMGKTEIKTQPKRVVVLDVGELDNVVSLGIEPVGLAPTEGSPELPSYLKKDSGNPKNVGTINNLNLEAIAALKPDLILGSQLRAADKYDELSQIAPTVFSVRPGFTWKENYLLNAAALDKTAQAKEKLAAYEEKADALGEKLGDDKPTVSMVRFMPDGVIRLYANASFIGTILKDSGIPRPENQDIEDLAAEISAENIDQADADYIFTGVYGDPKATDKSKAQGNPLWKNLDAVKAGHAYDVPDETWYLGLGVTAADEVLADLEQHLTK, from the coding sequence ATGCCTCTCCTCCCCCGCCGCGGCACCGCCGCAGCCGCCCTCGCACTCGCCACCGCGCTGTCCCTGACGGCGTGCGGCGGATCCTCCGACGATGGCGAGGCGAGTCCTTCCGCCGGGGCCGGCAACAAGAAGGACGTCGCCAAGGGCGGGAAGGACTTCGCGGACGCCGCGAAGAAGACCGCCGCGATGGGCACCGACGCCGAGCCCGGCGAATGGCCCCGCACCGTCACCCACGCCATGGGCAAGACCGAGATCAAGACCCAGCCCAAGCGGGTCGTCGTCCTCGACGTCGGTGAGCTCGACAACGTTGTTTCGCTGGGCATCGAGCCGGTGGGCCTCGCCCCCACCGAGGGCTCCCCCGAGCTGCCGTCGTACTTGAAGAAGGACTCGGGCAACCCGAAGAACGTCGGCACGATCAACAACCTCAACCTGGAGGCGATCGCCGCGCTCAAGCCCGACCTGATCCTCGGCAGCCAGTTGCGCGCCGCCGACAAGTACGACGAGCTGTCCCAGATCGCGCCGACCGTCTTCTCCGTCCGCCCCGGCTTCACCTGGAAGGAGAACTACCTCCTCAACGCGGCCGCCCTCGACAAGACCGCACAGGCGAAGGAGAAGCTCGCGGCGTACGAGGAGAAGGCCGACGCGCTGGGTGAGAAGCTCGGCGACGACAAACCGACCGTCTCGATGGTCCGCTTCATGCCCGACGGCGTCATCCGCCTCTACGCCAACGCCTCGTTCATCGGCACGATTCTCAAGGACTCCGGCATCCCCCGGCCCGAGAACCAGGACATCGAGGACCTCGCGGCCGAGATCAGCGCCGAGAACATCGACCAGGCAGACGCCGACTACATCTTCACCGGCGTCTACGGCGACCCCAAGGCCACCGACAAGTCCAAGGCCCAGGGCAACCCGCTGTGGAAGAACCTCGACGCCGTCAAGGCCGGCCACGCCTACGACGTTCCGGACGAGACCTGGTACCTCGGCCTCGGCGTGACCGCGGCGGACGAAGTGCTCGCCGACCTGGAGCAGCACCTCACCAAGTAG